DNA from Thermococcus argininiproducens:
AGAGGATAATGGAAGATGTGAGGGCTATTGGTTATGGTTTTTTGGTCCCTGTTTTCTTTGTTTACACTGGAGCAATGCTTGATTTGAGGGTTTTTACAAGTTTTGATGCCTTATCTTTAGCTGGGGTTTTGACCCTCGTAGCAGTGGTTGGAAAAGTGCTTGGTAGGGGTGTTGGGGCAGTTATAATGGGTTGGAGCACTAAGAAGGCCCTTCAAATGGGGATAGGCTCAATTCCAAGGACGGAGGTGGCTTTGGTCGATCTTATGGTGGCTATCCATGGTGGGGCGATTCCAGAAAGCGATGCTCCAAAATTTATAGCGGCCACTTTGATTTTCATTACAATATCTGTCTTGATAACACCCCCGCTTCTTAAGTGGGCTTTTAAGGAGGAAGTTGAAGCCATGAAACAAGGGAAGGCCCAAAAGAGGGTCGAGGCTCTCAAAGAAACAAAGAGGAGGATACATACCTTGAAGAGACCACGAAAAAACCGGTGATTTTCTCACCTTGGCTCTCAGCGTATGCTTTGAGAATGTTGAGGGTTACTTGGCCTGAGGTGGCGAGGAAGTATGAGGTGACCAGAAGGCGTTCCTCCACAGTTTTATTTACGTTTTTCGGGCTTTCGTCCCTTCTGAAGGGGCTTCCCATCTGATAAGTTAAAAGACTCTTGCATATCCCCATTTTTTAACACTTGTTAATATTGAGGTTTCAGTACTTTTTATTCCTTCCACTTTTCCTAGCTTTTCTATAAGGAAGTTCTCTAGCTCTTGAAGATCTCTCACAGTTACTTGCATTAAAATATCATGGGCCCCGGTTGCTATCCCTAATACGTCCACTTCTGGGAGTTTGGATAATTCTTCTACGGCTCTCTTGATTTTGCTTGGCTCAACGTCTACTGCTATAAACGCCACTATTGTATAACCCGCCTTAAAAGGGTTTATAAGGGCGGCAAATTTCCTTATTACTCCCTCTTCCATGAGCCTTTTTACTCTTAACCGCACTGTGGATTCCGGAACCCCGGTTCTTCTTGCTATCTCTGAATAACTCATTCTTCCATTCTCTTGGAGGAGTCTTAAAATCATCCTATCAATATTATCAAGTGCCACCTTTATCACCAATTAGCATTTTGTTTAAATATTGTATTGTTGGTTTTTAAATATATTCTATTATTTTTGTCAGATTAAGCAGAAATTGACCGAAACTTCTATTAATTTCAAACGCATATATCAAGCGGTGAAACCATGAAAAAAGAAGATGTAATTGAACGATATTCCAAGATCTTTCCAAAAGCTTCTCGCGTTACTTACGCTCCCATAGTTGGGATTAGGGCCAATAATGCGAGAGTTTGGGATATAGAAGGGAGAGAGTACATAGATTTTCTAAGTGATGCTGCTGTTCAGAATGTTGGTCATAACAACGAAAGGGTTGTGAAGACAATAAAGGAACAAGTAGAAAGGCTTATTCACTTTACCTTTGTTTATGGTTTTACCTTAGAACCACTTCTTTTGGCTGAAAAACTTGCTGGGATTTCACCTGTGGAGAATCCAAAAGTATCCCTTGGCTTAAGTGGGAGTGATGCTAATGACGGTGCAATAAAGTTTGCTCGCGCTTACACAAAAAGGAGAACCCTTCTAAGTTACCTCAAAAGCTATTATGGTTGTACTTATGGGGCTTCAAGTATTACTGGATTAGATTTTCACGTCAGGGCGTTGGTTGGAGAGCTTAGTGATGTTCATTACATCCCATATCCCGATTGTTACAGGTGTCCTTTCGGCAAAGAAAGAGGCTCTTGTAAGATGGAATGTGTTGAATACTTAAAAGCCAAATTTGAGGGTGAAGTTTACGCAGATGGTGTTGCAGCTCTTTTTGCTGAGCCGATTCAAGGAGATGCTGGAATGGTTGTACCACCCGAGGATTATTTTAGACGGATTAAGAAGATCTTGGATGAGCATGGGATTCTTCTAGTTGTTGATGAAGTGCAAAGTGGCCTTGGGAGAACTGGAAAATGGTTTGCAATAGAGCACTTTGGAGTTGAGCCAGATATATTAACAGTGGCCAAACCTTTGGGTGGAGGGTTGCCTATAAGCGCTGTTATTGGAAAAGCCGAGATCATGG
Protein-coding regions in this window:
- a CDS encoding leucine/methionine racemase, producing the protein MKKEDVIERYSKIFPKASRVTYAPIVGIRANNARVWDIEGREYIDFLSDAAVQNVGHNNERVVKTIKEQVERLIHFTFVYGFTLEPLLLAEKLAGISPVENPKVSLGLSGSDANDGAIKFARAYTKRRTLLSYLKSYYGCTYGASSITGLDFHVRALVGELSDVHYIPYPDCYRCPFGKERGSCKMECVEYLKAKFEGEVYADGVAALFAEPIQGDAGMVVPPEDYFRRIKKILDEHGILLVVDEVQSGLGRTGKWFAIEHFGVEPDILTVAKPLGGGLPISAVIGKAEIMDSLPSLGHAFTLSGNPLISRAALAVIEEIEEKDLLKRAKKLGDYIMRRLNKMKEEHQLIGDVRGKGLMIGIDLVKNRETKERAYDEAKKVIWRAYELGLILAFLQGNVLRIQPPLTVEEEILEEGLNRLEQAITDVEEGKVGDEVLQKVQGW
- a CDS encoding Lrp/AsnC family transcriptional regulator; this encodes MALDNIDRMILRLLQENGRMSYSEIARRTGVPESTVRLRVKRLMEEGVIRKFAALINPFKAGYTIVAFIAVDVEPSKIKRAVEELSKLPEVDVLGIATGAHDILMQVTVRDLQELENFLIEKLGKVEGIKSTETSILTSVKKWGYARVF